The Mycteria americana isolate JAX WOST 10 ecotype Jacksonville Zoo and Gardens chromosome 18, USCA_MyAme_1.0, whole genome shotgun sequence genome window below encodes:
- the PDPN gene encoding podoplanin isoform X2 — MFKIQFFIFILGSLPFIALAEEASSVLEGEESATIDFGDRNNTEFEDTLLPTRLHNVTNLLQFGQLMTTESAFAPPEDSNNSTGYEANPENVDGRPSGEPEKTEKGGLETIALVGIITGIIVAVGILAGIIIAVVRKMSGPEK; from the exons ATGTTTAAAATTCAATTCTTCATCTTCATTCTAGGGAGCCTGCCTTTCATAGCACTTGCTGAAGAAG CAAGCTCAGTTctagaaggagaagaaagtgcaACAATTGATTTCGGAGACAGAAATAACACAGAATTTGAAGATACCCTG TTGCCCACAAGACTACACAATGTAACAAATCTCTTGCAGTTTGGACAACTGATGACCACAGAAAGTGCATTTGCCCCACCTGAAGACAGCAATAATTCTACTGGTTATGAAGCTAACCCAGAAAATGttgatg GCAGACCAAGTGGAGAAccagaaaaaactgaaaaag GTGGTCTGGAAACAATTGCACTGGTTGGAATAATTACTGGAATCATTGTTGCAGTTGGAATCCTTGCAGGAATAATAATTGCTGTTGTAAGGAAGATGTCAG GCCCTGAAAAATAG
- the PDPN gene encoding podoplanin isoform X6: MFKIQFFIFILGSLPFIALAEEASSVLEGEESATIDFGDRNNTEFEDTLLPTRLHNVTNLLQFGQLMTTESAFAPPEDSNNSTGYEANPENVDGRPSGEPEKTEKGPEK, translated from the exons ATGTTTAAAATTCAATTCTTCATCTTCATTCTAGGGAGCCTGCCTTTCATAGCACTTGCTGAAGAAG CAAGCTCAGTTctagaaggagaagaaagtgcaACAATTGATTTCGGAGACAGAAATAACACAGAATTTGAAGATACCCTG TTGCCCACAAGACTACACAATGTAACAAATCTCTTGCAGTTTGGACAACTGATGACCACAGAAAGTGCATTTGCCCCACCTGAAGACAGCAATAATTCTACTGGTTATGAAGCTAACCCAGAAAATGttgatg GCAGACCAAGTGGAGAAccagaaaaaactgaaaaag GCCCTGAAAAATAG
- the PDPN gene encoding podoplanin isoform X1 has protein sequence MFKIQFFIFILGSLPFIALAEEASSVLEGEESATIDFGDRNNTEFEDTLLPTRLHNVTNLLQFGQLMTTESAFAPPEDSNNSTGYEANPENVDGRPSGEPEKTEKGGLETIALVGIITGIIVAVGILAGIIIAVVRKMSGRYSP, from the exons ATGTTTAAAATTCAATTCTTCATCTTCATTCTAGGGAGCCTGCCTTTCATAGCACTTGCTGAAGAAG CAAGCTCAGTTctagaaggagaagaaagtgcaACAATTGATTTCGGAGACAGAAATAACACAGAATTTGAAGATACCCTG TTGCCCACAAGACTACACAATGTAACAAATCTCTTGCAGTTTGGACAACTGATGACCACAGAAAGTGCATTTGCCCCACCTGAAGACAGCAATAATTCTACTGGTTATGAAGCTAACCCAGAAAATGttgatg GCAGACCAAGTGGAGAAccagaaaaaactgaaaaag GTGGTCTGGAAACAATTGCACTGGTTGGAATAATTACTGGAATCATTGTTGCAGTTGGAATCCTTGCAGGAATAATAATTGCTGTTGTAAGGAAGATGTCAGGCAGGTACTC GCCCTGA
- the PDPN gene encoding podoplanin isoform X4, whose amino-acid sequence MFKIQFFIFILGSLPFIALAEEASSVLEGEESATIDFGDRNNTEFEDTLFGQLMTTESAFAPPEDSNNSTGYEANPENVDGRPSGEPEKTEKGGLETIALVGIITGIIVAVGILAGIIIAVVRKMSGRYSP is encoded by the exons ATGTTTAAAATTCAATTCTTCATCTTCATTCTAGGGAGCCTGCCTTTCATAGCACTTGCTGAAGAAG CAAGCTCAGTTctagaaggagaagaaagtgcaACAATTGATTTCGGAGACAGAAATAACACAGAATTTGAAGATACCCTG TTTGGACAACTGATGACCACAGAAAGTGCATTTGCCCCACCTGAAGACAGCAATAATTCTACTGGTTATGAAGCTAACCCAGAAAATGttgatg GCAGACCAAGTGGAGAAccagaaaaaactgaaaaag GTGGTCTGGAAACAATTGCACTGGTTGGAATAATTACTGGAATCATTGTTGCAGTTGGAATCCTTGCAGGAATAATAATTGCTGTTGTAAGGAAGATGTCAGGCAGGTACTC GCCCTGA
- the PDPN gene encoding podoplanin isoform X3, with translation MFKIQFFIFILGSLPFIALAEEASSVLEGEESATIDFGDRNNTEFEDTLLPTRLHNVTNLLQFGQLMTTESAFAPPEDSNNSTGYEANPENVDGRPSGEPEKTEKGGLETIALVGIITGIIVAVGILAGIIIAVVRKMSGRP, from the exons ATGTTTAAAATTCAATTCTTCATCTTCATTCTAGGGAGCCTGCCTTTCATAGCACTTGCTGAAGAAG CAAGCTCAGTTctagaaggagaagaaagtgcaACAATTGATTTCGGAGACAGAAATAACACAGAATTTGAAGATACCCTG TTGCCCACAAGACTACACAATGTAACAAATCTCTTGCAGTTTGGACAACTGATGACCACAGAAAGTGCATTTGCCCCACCTGAAGACAGCAATAATTCTACTGGTTATGAAGCTAACCCAGAAAATGttgatg GCAGACCAAGTGGAGAAccagaaaaaactgaaaaag GTGGTCTGGAAACAATTGCACTGGTTGGAATAATTACTGGAATCATTGTTGCAGTTGGAATCCTTGCAGGAATAATAATTGCTGTTGTAAGGAAGATGTCAGGCAG GCCCTGA
- the PDPN gene encoding podoplanin isoform X5, with protein sequence MFKIQFFIFILGSLPFIALAEEASSVLEGEESATIDFGDRNNTEFEDTLFGQLMTTESAFAPPEDSNNSTGYEANPENVDGRPSGEPEKTEKGGLETIALVGIITGIIVAVGILAGIIIAVVRKMSGRYS encoded by the exons ATGTTTAAAATTCAATTCTTCATCTTCATTCTAGGGAGCCTGCCTTTCATAGCACTTGCTGAAGAAG CAAGCTCAGTTctagaaggagaagaaagtgcaACAATTGATTTCGGAGACAGAAATAACACAGAATTTGAAGATACCCTG TTTGGACAACTGATGACCACAGAAAGTGCATTTGCCCCACCTGAAGACAGCAATAATTCTACTGGTTATGAAGCTAACCCAGAAAATGttgatg GCAGACCAAGTGGAGAAccagaaaaaactgaaaaag GTGGTCTGGAAACAATTGCACTGGTTGGAATAATTACTGGAATCATTGTTGCAGTTGGAATCCTTGCAGGAATAATAATTGCTGTTGTAAGGAAGATGTCAGGCAGGTACTCGTAA